The sequence below is a genomic window from Pseudomonas cannabina.
GCTGCCCATCAGGCAGCCCTTTTTTTGTACCGTGTCGAATTACTGCGCAGCCCGCTCTCTGAGCGCCTTCAGCGTATTGAACGGCGCATCGACGACAAACTTGTTGGCAATCATCGACGGCACGCTGCCACCTGGCTCGGTGTGGGCCTGATAGGTCACTTCAGTCTGATTCGGGCCTTTGGGCACCATTTTCCAAAAGCCTTTCACCTCGGCAACACGCACAAAGCCTTTTTCTTCAGGAAGGTATTTGGGCTGCCCTTCGAGATTTCGGGTCACACTGCCATCAGCGCCTTCCTGGGTCGTGATCAGCAGCACGGAATCACGCGGCGTTACCGGCCACGGGGTGTTGAACTGACTGTAGGTCCAGGTCTTGTCACCTTCATGCTTGAGCACTTTCTGCAATTTGCACTCATGAATCCAGGCACAGGCGCCTGTCACATCCTCTTGCAGCGCGCGCAACTTGCCGACGCTGGCATTAATCGTGGCGACGCCGCGATAGGCCTTGTAATCGGACCCGGGTATATCGCTCAACGAAACCTTGATACCGTCCTCGTCCTTGGCGACCTTCCAGTCTTCAGCCTGCGCCACCCCGGCAAGCATTACGGTCAATCCACAAGCAATGGCAGTGCGATACAGCGAACTCATTGTTTTATTCCTTGTTTGAAGTTCCGACAAATGATGCTCCGACAAAACGCTTGCGCTCAAAATCACCTTTTCAGACTACCGCAGTAGCTTTTTCCCACCAGCCAATCAGGCGAATCGCATCAGCCTGATCAGCGCCACAAACATCAGCCGCGGCCTTGAATTGACTGCAGACCGCGGGGCGCTCAGGCTTGCCGAACAAGGCACACAACAACTCGAGCGACAGGTGCAGGCAACGCTCTCCTGCAGGCTTTCCGTGCGGCATACCGGGGATGGCAGACGTGATGGAAGGCGCGATGCAACACGCACCACACTCTGAACGGCAGTCCATGACCCGACACCTTTGAAGAGAAAATGAAAAAGAGCACGGATATTAACCGCGGAAATACTCGTTTGAAAATGCCGTATCGGACGATCAGCAGGGCTTACTGCTTGAACTTGAAATCCAGAGCAGCACCCTCGACATCGCGACGATTGTCGTTGCGCATCTGCAGTTGCATTTCATTGGTCAGCAATCGACCTTCAAGCTCGAACGGACTGCCACCGGGCGAATCGCCAAACATCTGTGGCAACAATGGCTTGTGCTTATTGGTGATAACCTTGGCTGGCGGGTCCAGCTCCTTGACCAGTTCAGGCGGCAGACTCAGGTCCAGTCTGGGCGATTTTATCCGCACATCCTTGGCGCTGGGCTCCTTGGCGGCCTTGCGATTGCTGGCGCTGGTCTCGCGTTTGCTCGCGGCAGTCTTCGCCAAAGTCGCTTTGGACGTCGGCTTGGCAGCACTGGAGGCTGGCGCCTTGTTGATCTGAGCGGCTGAAGGGGCGTTCTGCTCTTTGCCGACCACCACAGGCACCACAGGGACACCCGGCATCAGCTCATGCATGGAGTCGGGCACTTTCGGCAACACTGTCTCGGCTACGGACGTCTGGACAGCAGGCTCAACCTCTTTCACCGCCGCCTTGGGTAACACAGGCGCAGGCGCGACAGCCTCGGTTTTAGGCTTGGGCACGGGCGTCTGCTGAGCATCACAACCGCTCAGCACAACGAGGACCAACAATCCGAAACAACGAAACGCATTCATAGGCAGACATCAGACAAGACAGTGGCAAAGCCGGGAAGAAACATATGCTGTCCTTTTGAGGCCACGCTGACAAGGCAAGAGTTCCGATTAATTGACAAAAAAGCGCGTTCCGCTCAGTAGACCGGAACGGTGTCATGACACAGCTGTTTCGCCAGCATGCCCAGCGTCATCAGCGCGCGCTCCGCCTCCTTGTTCCACGGCATGCCGCAGTTCAGGCGAATGCAGTGGTTGAACTGCTCGGTATTACTGAAAATAAGGCCTGGCGCGATGCTGATGCCTTGCTCCAGCGCGCGAACATGCAGCTCTTGGGTGTTTACCCTGCCCGGCAGACTCACCCACAGAATGAAGCCTCCTGCCGGGCGGCTCATCTGCGTACCTTCAGGAAAGAACTGCTGCACGGCGAGCTGATAGGCGCTGAGGTTCTTGCGGTATTCCAGACGTATGAAGCGCAGATGCCGATCATAGCCACCGTTCTCAAGGTACGCAGCAACCCCCATCTGCGTGACGCTGCACGCGGAGTGCGTGCTGAAGGTCTGCAAACGCTGAATCTCGGCCTGGTATTTGCCCGCGATTATCCAGCCGACGCGCACGCCCGGCGAGAGAGTCTTGGAGAAGCTGGAGCAATAGATCACCCTCCCCAGCCGATCAAACGCCTTGAGCGCCTTGGTGCGTCCGACCTCGAACATCAGTTCGCCGTAAACGTCGTCTTCAACCACCTGAATATCGAAATCTGAAGCCAGACGCAGCAGGTTTTTCTGCCGCTCCTCGGGCATGGTGCCGCCCAGAGGATTACTGAGCCGCGAGGTCAGCACCAAGGCCTTGATCGACCACTGATTAGCCGCCAGTTGCAGGGCCTCAAGACTAGTACCGGAGGCCGGATCACTGGGTATCTCGATGACTTTCAGGCCCAGCAGATCGGCGAGCTGCAACAAACCGTAATACGCCGGGGATTCGGCTGCGATCAGGTCGCCGGGCCGGGTCAGCACCCGCAGGGCCATTTGCAGCGCATCGACACAGCCATGCGTAATCACCACCTCCGACGGATCGACCACCACGCCTGCATCGCGCATGCGAATCGCAACCTGCCTGCGCAGCGGCTCGAAACCTGGACTGAACATATAGCTGAACGCGCGCGGACTTTGAAAACGCGTCACCTTGGCGAGTTGCTGATGCAGCGCACGCACCGGCAGATAATCCACATGCGGCACCGCCGCGCCCAAGGCGAACACCCCATCACGGCGCGATTCTTCGAGCACTTGCTGGATGATACTGCTGCGCGTGACCAGCCCGGGCCGCTCGACGCGTGCGATGTCTGGCGTGGAGGCGGTCAACGCAGGCGTCTGGTGAACGTAATAACCGGACTGCGGACGCGCCCGGATCAGGCCCTGATCTTCGAGATTGGCATACGCCTGCAACACCGTGGCATGACTGACATTGAGCTGCGAGCTCATCTTGCGAACCGACGGCACTCGCTCCCCGGGCTGATAGACGCCGCGACGAATGTCTTCAGCCAGTTGCTGAGCAATGCGCTGATAAAGCAAAAGATTGGTCATGGCACAGCCTCGAAAAGACCGGTAATTTTTTATTTTTAAAAATACAGATCGATAATAACCGGTGCAGTCCAGAAGTGTACGGGAACAGTTTGCGATCAAGCCAGTGATCGCCACCGCTGCACGAAAAATAAACGCGGCCATACACGCCATATACGCGCCGTTTAAAGCCAAAAAAGCCCGAGGCCGTTACCGGCGTCGGGCTTCTTTACAGGCGATTGACGCTAACGAGCGGCGCCCAGCTGACCTTTTTCATCCGAAAACACAATTTCGACACGGCGGTTCTGTGCTCTGCCACGCTCGGAGGCATTGCCGTCTACCGGAAACTGCTGGCCGTAACCCTGAACCTGAATACGTTTTTCGTCGATACCCAGATCCATGAGCATGTCCGCGACCGCTTGCGCCCGATCCTTCGACAGATTCAGATTTTCCTGACGATCACCGGTGCTGTCGGTGTAGCCCTCGATCCGCACCACGCGGCGCGGATTGATCTGCAAAAACTGCACGACCTTGAGAATGGTGCGACTGGCGGAGTTCTTCAGCTCGGCATGCCCGGCGTCGAACAGTACGTCGCCCAAGGTCATGACCAGACCGCGATCGGTCTGTGTGGTTGCCAGACTGAGTATCTGATCTTCCAGCCAGCGCCCCTGTTGCTGCGCGCTGGCCAGTTTGGCTTCACGCAACGCCAGTTGCATGCGCTGGCGCTCCAGGTCCATTTTCGCCAGACGCTCCTGACTGAGCAGCAAATTGCTGTGCTCTCGGGCGATTTCGCTATAGCGGCTGCTCAGGTACGCGTAATGACTGACATCCGCGCCACTGCCCAGATAGCTGGACAATCGCTCGGCGCGGGCCAGGGATTCACCGGCACGAATGACATCCTTCGGCGCGCTGGGCAACACGTCAGTGTCTTCCTTGACCTTCTGGAAATCGGCATTGGCCTGCTGCAGGGCCTGCGCGCTGTCCTGGTGACCGGCACAGCCGTAAAGACCCGCCGAGCCCAACAACAGGCAAACACTAAATACACGTGGAATACGCTTCATTGCGCCTCCCCCAGTTGCTTGCGCAAGCGATTGAGACGGGTATTCAATTGATTGACCTGCTCCTGACTCTTGAGCGTGAGTACTCGCGCTTCCGCCAACCGCGCATCCAGCTCGGCCCGCTCCGCGCTCATGCGTGCTTGCTTGTAGGACTGCGCCGCCATTGCCGCACGTGCTTCAGCGAACGAGGACAGGGCGGTTTCCATTTCCGGCTGATCATCAGCGGCACCGACGGCCTTGGCCTGTTGCAGGGCCTGCTCGGTCAGCTTGAATTGCTCGGTCGGGACAGGATCACTGGCACAACCGACCAGCATGGCGATTGCGGTGACGGCAATTGAAAAACGAATACTCACAAAAACATTCCTACTTGTTTGAGGCGCTGGCACCGGCGGGCTGCAACAACTGGGCTTTCCATAACTCCAGATTGTGCCTGATGACTTCGCTCGCAAGGCCGGAGGCCGCAGATTCTGTCATCTTTTTCGCCAGCTGTCCGCGCAACCATGGATCGTTGCAGGCCGAGTTGAACGACAATGCCAGATAAAAACCCGGTGTATCGACCGGAACAGGCTGAGCAATCAGGTCCGAAGACAGGCCCAGGGTCTGCACCATGACCATCCCGGCATAACGCCCGGCAAGCACATAATCCGCTTCGCCCAGCGCCAGTTTCTGAAAGGCCGGAGTCAAACCTGGCACCCGCTCCAGCGTCAGATGTTGCCTGGTCAGCGCTTCAAATGACGGCGTCAGGCGAGTCTTTTCCGACATGACGCCCGGATGCCCGTGCAGCTCGCCCAGCGTACTGAACGGCACAGCATGATCGCGACGAGTCCAGACAACGATGTCGTTCCGCACGATCGGCGGATGAATATAATCGAGGAATTCGAGCTGAGCATCATTCAACGGTGCATCCGCCAGCATGTCCATGCGCCCGCTGCGCACTTCTTCAAGCGCCTGACTGCGCTTGCCGCCGTACAGAAACTCGACCTTGATACCCAGCGTACCTGCTGCTTGACTCAGCAGATCGGCATTTGCGCCCATCAGGTGGCGAGGGTCCTGGGGATCACGCCATAGGTATGGCGGTGCATCCGGGCTGCCGGTCACGATCAGACGCTCGCATTTACCGGCGGCGAGGGCCAGCGAAGGCAGCAGTAGCACACCCGCCAGCAGCGAAGTCAGCAGTCTGTTGCGGCCCATGATGAAGTCCTTCTGAAATCGATAAAAAAACCCGTTCAATCCGGGCAAGCGTACCGCAGACTTGCTGCGGGCACACACACCACGGACGGAACGGGTTCTCTTTATAGTGGAAGAGCAAGGCTTGAACCAGACGTGGTTTAAACCAGCTTCTCCAGCTCAGGAATGGCTTCGAACAGATCAGCCACCAGACCGTAATCGGCCACCTGGAAGATTGGCGCCTCTTCATCCTTGTTGATCGCGACGATCACCTTGGAATCCTTCATGCCGGCCAGATGCTGAATCGCGCCAGAAATACCGACCGCAATGTAGAGCTGTGGCGCAACGATCTTGCCGGTCTGACCGACCTGCATGTCGTTGGGCACAAAACCGGCGTCGACCGCCGCGCGGGAAGCACCGACTGCCGCGCCGAGCTTGTCGGCCAGGGTATACAGGTGCTTGAAGTTGTCGCCGTTCTGCATGCCGCGACCGCCGGAAACGACGATTTTGGCTGCGGTCAGCTCTGGACGATCGGACTTGGCCAGCTCTTCGCCAACGAAGCTCGATTTGCCCGCATCGTGAACCGCCGAAACCGCTTCGACAGCCGCCGAGCCACCTTCGGCAGACACCGGATCGAAACCGGTAGCACGCACGGTGATGACCTTGACCGAGGCCGTGGACTGCACAGTGGCAATTGCGTTACCGGCATAGATCGGGCGAGTGAACGTGTCAGCCGACTCTACTGAAACGATCTCGGAGATCTGATCCACATCCAGCTGCGCGGCAACACGAGGCAGAATGTTTTTGCCATTCGACGTGGCTGCAGCCAGCACATGGCTGTAACCGGAAGCCAGCTCGACCACCAGCGGCGCGACGTTTTCCGGCAGCTGATGCGCGTACGCCGCGTTATCAGCCACCAGCACCTTCGTCACACCGGCAATTTTCGCAGCCGCTTCGGCAATTGTGCTGATGCCCGAGCCAGCGACCAGCAGGTGAATGTCACCGCCGATCTTCTGCGCGGCAGCAACGGTATTGAGCGTAGCCGGGGCTACGGTCGCATTGTCGTGTTCAGCGATAACCAGGATCGTCATTTAGATTACCTTCGCTTCGTTTTTCAGTTTCTCGACCAGTTCAGCCACCGACTTGACCTTGATGCCTGCGCTGCGTGCGGCAGGCGCTTCAACCTTGACGGTCTTGTTGGTCGAGGCCGTGGAAACACCCAGTGCATCAGGCGTCAGCACTTCGAGCGGCTTCTTCTTGGCTTTCATGATGTTGGGCAGCGAAGCGTAACGTGGCTCGTTCAGACGCAGGTCTGTGGTCACGATGGCGGGCAGGCTCAGGGAAACGGTCTGCAGACCGCCGTCGATTTCGCGGGTCACGGCAACCTTGTCGCCGGTCACTTCGACTTTCGACGCAAACGTACCTTGCGGATAGCCGCTCAGCGCCGCGAGCATCTGACCGGTCTGGTTGTTGTCGCTGTCGATCGCCTGTTTGCCGAGGATCACCAGTTGTGGCTGCTCCTTGTCGACAACGACCTTGAGCAGCTTGGCCACGGCCAGGGAAGTCAGTTCTTCGGCGGATTCGACCAGCACGGCACGATCGGCACCCAATGCCAGAGCAGTGCGCAACTGTTCCTGAGCAGTGGTCGGGCCGATGGTAACCACCACGATTTCGCTCGCAACGCCCTTCTCTTTCAAGCGCACCGCTTCTTCAACAGCGATTTCGCAGAAAGGGTTCATGGACATTTTGACGTTGGCCAGATCGACGCCGGAGTTGTCCGCCTTGACGCGAACCTTGACGTTGTAGTCGACCACTCGTTTGACAGCTACAAGAACCTTCATGGATTCCTCACTCTCCGGTGAAAAGAAGTCGCCCGGCAGCGCCAGGCGATCGATATGTGTCCTCAACAAGCAATCGTATGGGTGCAGGCCAGCGTCAAACGGCCCTATAAAAGCTGGAAGCCACCCGTCAAGCACCGGCAGGATGTGTAAAATGCGCCGGGCGACATCGAGCCATTGCCTGCACCGCGTTCGCCTGATGCCTTTTGGGAGATTCGGTCGAACCTCGTTTCAGCCTACGGCAAACGCAAAACCGCCCGTATCTTGACCGCAACGCCTTTTCCGGTCAATACGCCAAATCGGCCAGTTCCGGGTCTGGTCTCTTTGATTTATCTGGCCTGCGGCCGATTCAAACAAACGTTTGTATTGGACCCGTGCAGTGGTGTAGATATAATGCGTGCCATTGAAAGACTGGCGGTGTCCAACACCTCCATAGGCCTGCAGCAGCACATAAAGCAGCGCCCCATAAAAACACCGTGAGCCTTGAGAGTAGGAGATAGCCTGTGGAACGCGAATACATGGAATTCGACGTCGTTATCGTCGGAGCCGGCCCTTCCGGGCTTTCTGCCGCTTGCCGCCTTAAACAGAAGGCCGCTGAAGCCGGAAAGGAAATCAGCGTCTGCGTGGTGGAAAAAGGCTCTGAAGTGGGTGCTCACATTCTTTCTGGCGCAGTGTTCGAACCCCGCGCGCTGAACGAACTGTTCCCGAACTGGCAGGAACTGGGCGCGCCGCTCAATACGCCGGTCAAGCGCGACGACATCTATATGCTGCGCGACGCCGAAAAAGCCCAGAAAATTCCGGACTTTTTCGTGCCCAGGACCATGCACAACCAGGGCAACTACATCATCTCTCTGGGCAATCTGTGCCGCTGGCTCGCTCAGCAGGCTGAAAACCTCGGCGTGGAAATCTATCCGGGCTTTGCCGCTCAGGAAGCGCTGTTCGACGAAAACGGCGTGGTGCGCGGAATTGTCACCGGAGATCTCGGCGTCGACCGCGAGGGCAATCCGAAAGAAGGTCTGTACACGCCCGGCATGGAACTGCGCGCCAAATACACGCTGTTCGCCGAAGGCTGCCGTGGCCATATCGGCAAGCAATTGCTCAAACGCTTCAACCTCGACGACGAAGCCGATGTGCAGCATTACGCCATCGGCCTGAAGGAAATCTGGGAAGTCGACCCGGCCAGACACGAACAAGGCCTTGTGGTGCATACCGCAGGCTGGCCACTGGACGATGCCAATCCGGGCGGCTCGTTCCTGTATCACCTGGAAAACAATCAGGTGGTGGTCGGCTTGATCGTCGACTTGTCCTACAGCAACCCGTATCTGTCGCCATTCGACGAATTCCAGCGCTACAAGCATCACCCGGTCATCAAACAATACCTGGAAGGCGGCAAGCGCATCAGCTACGGTGCCCGCGCCATTGCCAAGGGCGGCCTGAACTCGCTGCCGAAGATGGTCTTCCCGGGCGGCGCACTGATCGGTTGCGATCTCGGCACGCTGAACTTCGCCAAGATCAAGGGCAGCCACACCGCCATGAAGTCCGGCATGCTCGCGGCCGATTCAGTGGCAGACGCACTGTTCGCCGGCAAGGAAGGTGGCGACGTGCTGACCTCCTATGTCGACGCTTTCAAGGCCAGCTGGCTGCATGCAGAGCTGTTTGCCAGCCGCAACTTTGGCGTGGCAATCCACAAATACGGCGCGATCAAGGGTGGCGCATTCAACTTCATCGATCAGAACATCTTCGGCGGCAAGCTGCCGTTCACTCTGCACGACACCAAGCCTGATTATGCCTGCCTCAAACTGGCGGCAGACTCGAAGAAAATCGATTACCCGAAACCCGACGGCAAGCTCAGTTTCGACAAGCTCAGTTCGGTATTCCTCTCCAGCACCAATCATGAAGAGGAACAACCCTGCCACCTGAAGCTGACCGATCCGAGCATCCCGATCAGCAAGAACCTGCCGCTGTACGACGAACCGGCCCAGCGCTACTGCCCGGCAGGCGTGTACGAAGTCATTACCAAGGAGGATGGCGAGAAACGCTTCCAGATCAACGCGCAGAACTGCGTGCACTGCAAGACCTGCGACATCAAGGACCCTTCGCAGAACATCACCTGGGTAGCACCGGAAGGCGCTGGCGGTCCAACTTACCCCAATATGTGAGGTGCAGCAGCGGCAAGAAGCAGCTGCACGTTGTAAGCGGCAAGCCTAAAGCTTAGAGCTTGCAGCTTATGGCTTATGGCTTATGGCTTATGGCTTGCAGCTAGCCTCTCCAGGACTCCGCTCAAAGTAACGTTTGTATTCCCGACTGAACTGCGACGCACTTTGATAGCCGACCTTGAGCGCGACCTGGGCCACGTTCAGGCCTTCGGCGACCAGCAGTTGTTGGGCTTTGAGCAGGCGCAGGCGTTTCAGGTACTGCACTGGCGACAACAACGTGCTGCGCTTGAAGTGTTCGTGAAAGGTCGAGGTGCTCATGTTTGCGCAGCGCGCCAGGGTGTCGACGTTAAGCGCGTGATCGTAATGATCATGCAGATACGTCACCGCCGAGGCGATCCGCGCAAACTGGCCCTGCTGCTCGACCAGCGCGCGCAACACGCCCGACTGCGGCCCGCGCAGCGCGCTGTACAACACGTCACGGACCCGTGACTGGCCCATCGCCTGACATTCCAGCGGATCGTGCAGACAGCGCAGCAGCCGCTCGACGCTGTCACGCATTGCGTGGTCGATCACCACAGAGGTCATGGATTCCGGGGTCTGCAACTCGCTTTCGCGCACGCTTGCCGGGCCCAGCGCCTGCACCAGTTCGCCAAGCAGCACGCGGTCGATGGCCACCGACACGCCATACAGCGGCTTGTCCGGGGTGGCGAAGGTCTCGCATTTGAATGGCACCGACAGCGCCTGAATCAGGTAATGCCCGGTGCCGTACTCGAAGGTGCGCGGTCCAAGACAAGCGACCTTGCTGCCCTGCACCACGATCATCAGGCTGGGCTCGTAGATCTGCGGGCTGCTGGCCACGTAACCGAAGGCCGACAGAACGCGCACTTCAGGCAGGTGCGTGGCAACAAAGCCGGGGCGAACGGCCAAGGGCTTGATCAGGGAAACCAGTGTGGCGTTGCCATCAACGGGAAAAGCGAGCGACATGGGAAACGGGCCGACAGAGAAATTGACAGCTGCATCATCGCAGATTTAAGCCTTGCAGCCGACCCTCGATCATCCATCCGGAGAAATAGGCATGAAACACGGAGGATTCACCATAGCCGGGGCTGGCGTGAATCCGGACAATGGTTCGCCTCTATTCCGTTACACTTTACGAGGTTATTCATGTACACAGCTATCGGTTACGCCGCTCAGTCAGCCACCGCTCCCCTCGCCCCGATGACCTTCGAACGTCGCGCTCCGCGTGCTGACGACGTTGCCATCGAAATCCTCTACTGTGGTGTTTGCCACTCCGACATTCACCAGGCGCGCAACGAATGGGGCATCGCTGTTTACCCGCTGATGCCCGGCCACGAGATCGTCGGTCGCGTCACCGCCACCGGCGCCAACGCCACCAAATACAAGGTCGGTGATCTGGTCGGTGTTGGCTGCATGGTCGACTCGTGCCGCGAATGCTCGGCCTGCAAATCGGACCTCGAGCAGTATTGCCTGGAAGGCCCGACCATGACCTACGCCACGCCAGACCGCGTGGACGGCAGCAACACCATGGGCGGCTACTCGAACAGCATCGTGGTCGCCGAGCACTTCGTCGTTCGCGTTCCAGGGAAGCTTGACCCGGCCGCCGCCGCGCCTATTCTCTGCGCTGGCATCACCACCTATTCGCCGCTCAAGCACTACGGTGTCAAGGCTGGCGACAAGGTCGGCATTCTGGGCATGGGCGGTCTGGGCCACATGGGCATCAAGTTCGCCAAAGCCATGGGCGCTGAAGTCACCCTGTTCACCCGCTCCGCCGCCAAGGCTCAGGAAGCACGTCGTCAGGGCGCCGACCATGTGATCGTCTCCACCGACTCCGAACAGATGAAAGCCGCTGCCGGGCATTTCGACTTCCTGCTCGACACCATTCCGGTGCAACACGACCTGAACCCCTACCTGGAAACGCTGCGCTTTGACGGCGTGCACATTCTGGTC
It includes:
- a CDS encoding OmpA family protein; translated protein: MKRIPRVFSVCLLLGSAGLYGCAGHQDSAQALQQANADFQKVKEDTDVLPSAPKDVIRAGESLARAERLSSYLGSGADVSHYAYLSSRYSEIAREHSNLLLSQERLAKMDLERQRMQLALREAKLASAQQQGRWLEDQILSLATTQTDRGLVMTLGDVLFDAGHAELKNSASRTILKVVQFLQINPRRVVRIEGYTDSTGDRQENLNLSKDRAQAVADMLMDLGIDEKRIQVQGYGQQFPVDGNASERGRAQNRRVEIVFSDEKGQLGAAR
- a CDS encoding DUF4398 domain-containing protein; translated protein: MSIRFSIAVTAIAMLVGCASDPVPTEQFKLTEQALQQAKAVGAADDQPEMETALSSFAEARAAMAAQSYKQARMSAERAELDARLAEARVLTLKSQEQVNQLNTRLNRLRKQLGEAQ
- a CDS encoding NAD(P)-dependent alcohol dehydrogenase, encoding MYTAIGYAAQSATAPLAPMTFERRAPRADDVAIEILYCGVCHSDIHQARNEWGIAVYPLMPGHEIVGRVTATGANATKYKVGDLVGVGCMVDSCRECSACKSDLEQYCLEGPTMTYATPDRVDGSNTMGGYSNSIVVAEHFVVRVPGKLDPAAAAPILCAGITTYSPLKHYGVKAGDKVGILGMGGLGHMGIKFAKAMGAEVTLFTRSAAKAQEARRQGADHVIVSTDSEQMKAAAGHFDFLLDTIPVQHDLNPYLETLRFDGVHILVGLIEPIEPPVHAAHLVMSRRVLAGSLIGGIAETQEVLDFCAENDITCDIEMLDIRNINEAYERMLAGDVKYRFVIDMATLKA
- a CDS encoding substrate-binding periplasmic protein is translated as MGRNRLLTSLLAGVLLLPSLALAAGKCERLIVTGSPDAPPYLWRDPQDPRHLMGANADLLSQAAGTLGIKVEFLYGGKRSQALEEVRSGRMDMLADAPLNDAQLEFLDYIHPPIVRNDIVVWTRRDHAVPFSTLGELHGHPGVMSEKTRLTPSFEALTRQHLTLERVPGLTPAFQKLALGEADYVLAGRYAGMVMVQTLGLSSDLIAQPVPVDTPGFYLALSFNSACNDPWLRGQLAKKMTESAASGLASEVIRHNLELWKAQLLQPAGASASNK
- a CDS encoding START domain-containing protein, which encodes MSSLYRTAIACGLTVMLAGVAQAEDWKVAKDEDGIKVSLSDIPGSDYKAYRGVATINASVGKLRALQEDVTGACAWIHECKLQKVLKHEGDKTWTYSQFNTPWPVTPRDSVLLITTQEGADGSVTRNLEGQPKYLPEEKGFVRVAEVKGFWKMVPKGPNQTEVTYQAHTEPGGSVPSMIANKFVVDAPFNTLKALRERAAQ
- a CDS encoding AraC family transcriptional regulator, whose amino-acid sequence is MSLAFPVDGNATLVSLIKPLAVRPGFVATHLPEVRVLSAFGYVASSPQIYEPSLMIVVQGSKVACLGPRTFEYGTGHYLIQALSVPFKCETFATPDKPLYGVSVAIDRVLLGELVQALGPASVRESELQTPESMTSVVIDHAMRDSVERLLRCLHDPLECQAMGQSRVRDVLYSALRGPQSGVLRALVEQQGQFARIASAVTYLHDHYDHALNVDTLARCANMSTSTFHEHFKRSTLLSPVQYLKRLRLLKAQQLLVAEGLNVAQVALKVGYQSASQFSREYKRYFERSPGEASCKP
- a CDS encoding electron transfer flavoprotein subunit beta/FixA family protein; this translates as MKVLVAVKRVVDYNVKVRVKADNSGVDLANVKMSMNPFCEIAVEEAVRLKEKGVASEIVVVTIGPTTAQEQLRTALALGADRAVLVESAEELTSLAVAKLLKVVVDKEQPQLVILGKQAIDSDNNQTGQMLAALSGYPQGTFASKVEVTGDKVAVTREIDGGLQTVSLSLPAIVTTDLRLNEPRYASLPNIMKAKKKPLEVLTPDALGVSTASTNKTVKVEAPAARSAGIKVKSVAELVEKLKNEAKVI
- a CDS encoding electron transfer flavoprotein-ubiquinone oxidoreductase is translated as MEREYMEFDVVIVGAGPSGLSAACRLKQKAAEAGKEISVCVVEKGSEVGAHILSGAVFEPRALNELFPNWQELGAPLNTPVKRDDIYMLRDAEKAQKIPDFFVPRTMHNQGNYIISLGNLCRWLAQQAENLGVEIYPGFAAQEALFDENGVVRGIVTGDLGVDREGNPKEGLYTPGMELRAKYTLFAEGCRGHIGKQLLKRFNLDDEADVQHYAIGLKEIWEVDPARHEQGLVVHTAGWPLDDANPGGSFLYHLENNQVVVGLIVDLSYSNPYLSPFDEFQRYKHHPVIKQYLEGGKRISYGARAIAKGGLNSLPKMVFPGGALIGCDLGTLNFAKIKGSHTAMKSGMLAADSVADALFAGKEGGDVLTSYVDAFKASWLHAELFASRNFGVAIHKYGAIKGGAFNFIDQNIFGGKLPFTLHDTKPDYACLKLAADSKKIDYPKPDGKLSFDKLSSVFLSSTNHEEEQPCHLKLTDPSIPISKNLPLYDEPAQRYCPAGVYEVITKEDGEKRFQINAQNCVHCKTCDIKDPSQNITWVAPEGAGGPTYPNM
- a CDS encoding PLP-dependent aminotransferase family protein, whose amino-acid sequence is MTNLLLYQRIAQQLAEDIRRGVYQPGERVPSVRKMSSQLNVSHATVLQAYANLEDQGLIRARPQSGYYVHQTPALTASTPDIARVERPGLVTRSSIIQQVLEESRRDGVFALGAAVPHVDYLPVRALHQQLAKVTRFQSPRAFSYMFSPGFEPLRRQVAIRMRDAGVVVDPSEVVITHGCVDALQMALRVLTRPGDLIAAESPAYYGLLQLADLLGLKVIEIPSDPASGTSLEALQLAANQWSIKALVLTSRLSNPLGGTMPEERQKNLLRLASDFDIQVVEDDVYGELMFEVGRTKALKAFDRLGRVIYCSSFSKTLSPGVRVGWIIAGKYQAEIQRLQTFSTHSACSVTQMGVAAYLENGGYDRHLRFIRLEYRKNLSAYQLAVQQFFPEGTQMSRPAGGFILWVSLPGRVNTQELHVRALEQGISIAPGLIFSNTEQFNHCIRLNCGMPWNKEAERALMTLGMLAKQLCHDTVPVY
- a CDS encoding YkgJ family cysteine cluster protein, encoding MDCRSECGACCIAPSITSAIPGMPHGKPAGERCLHLSLELLCALFGKPERPAVCSQFKAAADVCGADQADAIRLIGWWEKATAVV
- a CDS encoding electron transfer flavoprotein subunit alpha/FixB family protein, whose protein sequence is MTILVIAEHDNATVAPATLNTVAAAQKIGGDIHLLVAGSGISTIAEAAAKIAGVTKVLVADNAAYAHQLPENVAPLVVELASGYSHVLAAATSNGKNILPRVAAQLDVDQISEIVSVESADTFTRPIYAGNAIATVQSTASVKVITVRATGFDPVSAEGGSAAVEAVSAVHDAGKSSFVGEELAKSDRPELTAAKIVVSGGRGMQNGDNFKHLYTLADKLGAAVGASRAAVDAGFVPNDMQVGQTGKIVAPQLYIAVGISGAIQHLAGMKDSKVIVAINKDEEAPIFQVADYGLVADLFEAIPELEKLV